The DNA segment GGATCAACACCAGAATCCATCAGCTCTCGAGATTTTTTAACAGTTTCGGCATTGTCTGATGACATGGCTATCTCCAGTAGATCAAGCAACTTATCATCTGAAACAACTCCAACCTGGAAGATTTCCAAGAGAGTTTATGGATAAAagaaatatttccattaaatccAACAAATAAATACATATGCAGCTTGACCTAAACCAGCTTCTCACtaataaataacataaaagcaACAAAACTTCTAACAATGTTGAGAACAAAAAAACATTTTAAAACAACTTGAgatttttctattattttcatgcAAAATATACTAATTCCTATATAATGGTAACTATATTACTTACAAAATTTCTATGCTAAAAAGATGGGTTCAAGAAGATAATCAAATTGTTCTGAGTCAAAGATTGATAGGATCCTAATTATGATTAGCTCTCTGGAAACTTCCAAGTACCATACATCCCTTTTAAATTTCAGATGCTATCATATATGATCTTAAAAGTTAAAGTATTATCTCCAGATGATTGGAAAGTGGACGTTATAATGAAATACTTGCTGAAGAACCGGTTAAGGATGCAATAACTAAATTACATGTGATGGTAGATGATTATAATATATCCCTAACAAACAGAGGGCTGATGCCTGATAGAAAGCAAATTGTCGTCTGAGGTTACTATCTTTAAGCTTAGCAGATGACCGCACCATGCCATGTTTGTCTCCATATAGAACTATATTTTCATGCTAAGATGTTGAGAATATGGTGCATGCCACTCCATGCCATACTGCAATCATAGCTAATTATGAGTGGTAGAGCATTTTGGCTCACATTACAGATTCATTGCCTTTCCTCACTTTTTATTTAACTCAATGAAAAAAACAAAATTGTACAATTTTATGTTCTTCAGTGCAACATACCTGTTCTTGCACTCAGCAATAACTAATCAGTGTACTATTTTCTGGGATATCTATTGAAATTGAGGTTGCAATTGCACCACGTAGTGGGTAGAAGTAGGAGAAGTTGACTACAGGGAGTTTCTGCATATTTGTGAGACCTCAACCACACAGGAGGGAGGTCAGATGATGTTGGTGCATTCAATATTTTGTGCATCAAAACCAGTGCTGTTTGAGATGGTCCAACATTTAGATAGATATGGTTTGTGAAACCTAAGTTAAAATGTGGCTACATTCTAGGCTCTATTACTTTGCAATTATCTGAAGCAACATGCCTAAGCTTTATCTAGATTAGAAGAAACAAGCACTGGTTTGGTATGACAGAATCTCAATTTCCCAGTCAACTCTTCAAGTCTCAAATTTGACTTCACCTTGGCAAGGATGAAAGGCCAGGTGGTTTAAACGAGAAATTTTGCTTCTACAAGCGAAGCCCTCCTTTGTTAGTAATGCCTAGAGGCAAGGAGAGATATATAACCAAGAATGATTAGAATAGTATATACACAATCAAGTGAAAGTGAAGTTGCAAATCAAGATATGGATGTAAGATCATCTAAACTGAAAGTTATTGCAACAATGATGTTGTTATATCAAGTGCAAATTACATAGTTAAATATCACCATAACAAAGCCAGGCTACAAGACTTGTTTCTTGCAATTGTGTACATGTCAGATGGAGATTACAATTAAGATGGAAATGAAATCTACAATCTTAGCCCATGTTTTAATCCAATGTTAAAGGATATGAAAATAATCCAAAGTTTGTATTGCCATAAAGCAGAAGACAGAAATTTGGAGCTAAATGTAGAATTCAGATAATTGAAGAACTCAAAGTTATCatccaaaatcatcaaaatctacaCTTTCTGGAAGGACCTAAACTGACTGAGGATTGTTTGAAAATTGTAAATGTTCCAAACTAGATTTTCATCGATTAATTTCATTTAAAGTATCTACATCAGGTGAAGTGAAGAGAAGATCTAAGTGAGCCATATTGACTATTAAAGCAAGTACAAGCTGAAATCACAGGTTTTATTCAGACTAAAGTTAAATTAGAATCAAACTAACCAGATCATTTACAAGAGAAGTAGTGATTCTTTTGCCCAGCAAACTCAATTGGTCAAGTGTTGTTTCCGCATCTCTTGGTGAACCATCTGAATTCAAAGCAATTAAATCTAGAGCGTCTAGTTCAACATCGAGATTCTCTTGTTCAGAGAGTTTTCTCAGTCGGCAGATTATATCGATATCCTTGACCTTTGAAAAGACATATTTTTGACAACGTGATATAATGGAATGAGGCAAGTTCTCAGGGTCAATTGTTATAAATATGAAGACAATACGAGGCATTGGTTCTTCAAGAAACTTCATGAATGATGACCAAATTTTTGGAGACAACATATGGCATTCGTCAATAACAAAAACCTTATATTGTGAAGTTGCTTTAGATAACGAGAGATTCTTCAACAAATATCTAAATTTATCCAAACCCTTGTTATTTGTGGCATTCACTTCGTTCATGTTTGTTCTGTTCCTGCAGGAAAAAGCAGTGCATTCCCTACATAACCAACATGGCTTCTTATCTTCTTTAGACAAACAATTTAAGGCTGCTGAAAATATTCTTGCAATTGATGTTTTTCCTGTGCCACGAGGACCCTGAAACAGGTAGGCTGGAGCTACTCTTCCCCTTAAAATTGCATTACTGAGTGACTGAACAACAATATTCTGGCCTATTACTTCATCAAAGGACCTAGGCTGGTATTTATGGCTTAAGCTTCTCTTATCCACTATCTCCAAGTCAGAATCTCCAGGTGCAGCTAGCTCTAGTCCATCATGGCTTTTACAGCTAGACCACCTCCTTCCATCTAACCGGCTTACTGCCTCCAAATCAAGCTCCCCAAGTTTAGTTGAAAGCTCATCACTAGCAGTATCTAAGGAGGAACTACCTTCATCACAACTATTAGCCAACAAAGGCAAACCTTGAGAACATGTTGAGATGTACTTCTGCTTTTGGGAACCAGACGATCTTTTCTTATTACGCAATGACTGGCTTCCACATAGAATGCTGCTGCCTTTTCTTTTTAGAGTATCTGACAGTGAAGGAGAATAAAGACCTCCAGTTCCTCTATATTTAGTTCCCTTTGACCAGTAGCAAGTCATGCCACATCCTTGACCTTTCGGGAAGTCTGGCTGATCCAGTTCATCCCCATCAAAAGAAGCTGCAGTTCCATCACAAGAATCAATGATGCTGGGGTTCTGAGCACCATATTTGTAGTAAGAGTTTGTTGATGTGGGAGTACATGATTGAGATGACCCTTCTCTTACGGTTGTTCTAAATATTTTTGAGGAACATGACAAATTGCCATATCCAGATTCACTGATTAAAGGTGATGCAGAGCAAGAACGGTAACACTTTTTTTTAGACAGCTCATGCTTCAATTGACGTAGATCTTCAGAGATACAGTTCTCCGTATCATCAGATTGCTCACCTGAGTTAAGAATACCTAAAGAACTGGATCCCGTGTCCAGCAGTGTCGAGATGGCTGAATGCTTAATCACACCTTTTTTCAAAATAGAACTTCTTGAGTTTCTATCAGTTCTGCCGCATGGAGCCTCTGAATTTGTTCTGGAAAGTTTATACATGCTCAAAGGAAATTCAGGATATGTGTCACTCATAGAATCCACACAATGATGATTACTTATGTTGTCTTCTGAAGTTTCCATAACTGACAGTTGTTTGCCTTCATCATCTAAATCTCCAATTTCATTAGATTTAGTAGAATAATGCCTCCAATTACAAAGATACACCTTGCTACTTTTTTCAGAGACATCATTGTTgttttctgcagctatgctccctaTTGTTCCATTTCCATAGTTTAGACTGGAAGTAGCAATAAATGATCTAGAACTCACATGTGACCTCCAAGATGAACATGTCTCAGGGTCACGTAAGAATCGTGCCTTTTGAAGAGCAGTAAGCTCCTTCTTCAAGTGAAGTTCACTCGGACCAACACAATTTTCCACCATTCTAGCACCATAAAAATTACTCAAGATCAACAGATTGTACGATTCATAACCCGATGCATTCTTCTTAATGCATTAGGTAGTGACTTGGCTTTGTCACTTTCCTGCAAAATAGAATAATTCTCATCATATAGAAAAAACAAGTTAATCCACACAGTAATCATGAAATCAAAAATAAAACTTGCATGAAAGAATAAGCAAAGACTTTATGGAGAAACATTGATGATCATTTTCACATCAAAACATGATGCACAAGATAAGTTGTCTTACGTCCGATTAAACTCAAATgatcatattcatcaaatccacatCTAGTTGTGCTGTATAAGTTGCCTAATGAGCTAAATGAATTAAAATTGGTTACATGTAAGTGATgaattagtaaaaaaattatcaagcttTAAAAAGTTGTCTCCCAAATGAATATTTAGTCAAAAATTTACAGGGCAAGGGATAGTCATGTCCAACAGGATTTCGCTTAATTACCCTATACATAACATTCTTGAACTCTTAGTACACTTCTCATTAAGAAAATTAAAAGGGCAACCTAGTCCATAAGGCTCCTGCCAATGGGAGATTTGGGAAAGGTCAATATGTATAGTCTTACCCTGGTCACTGGGTCACAGATGAGTAGTTTTGTCATGGCGTAGGCTAACCCTTTACTTCTTAAAAAGACAATTGATGTCTGAGCACCTACTTACAAGTAACTCTATGTGCTCATGCATGATTATTTGATGACTAAAACGGCTACTAGTTTGACTTCATGTGATATTTTGTACAAAATTATGTTAATAatgtatttgaaaaaaaattgctTGAAAACAATTTAAGTTTTACTAGAGAATTTGTGGATTGTACAAAAAACTACTATACTAAACATAAACTTACACAGCAATAATCTGTATATGACAAGAATAAGACTTCAATATGCAATGATTTAATTTTTCTTGGTTAAAGTTCAGGCTGAAGGATATTTGGAACTATTTCAAGACACAACAAGATAAAACAGCAGTGAAGCCAACACTTAGTTGTTTCAGATAATCTAATACCATTGTTGATTTCCTTTCTGTTTCAGTATCCAACACCATTGCAAAATAACACAAAATAATGCAGACAACAAATTTATGacattttagatattttaccagttCCTAAGCAATGTAAGGCAATCTTGACACACTCAGTATGGTCTGAATGTAATTCAAAATTTCATCTCAAAACAACCCATACCAATGTAggaaaatttctcaatataacaAAACCTAAGCTAAAACCAAATTAGTGTAAATGATTTTCTATCCAGATTCTGAACTCAGCAGCATTGGATTATTTCTCAATCCATTTTTAACATGGCTCATTTCCTGACACAATGCATCTTTAAAGTTTCTAACTGAATAGATGACAAGACAAGTATGATTTGCAATATGACCTCAGGTAGAGTGGCGTTTGCATTTATCACCATATAGTCAAGAAAAAATTATCTGATGACACATCATAAGAGAAGTACAATGTTTCACAAAAAAGAACTTAAAATTATCAAACAAGCCTACTCTTCATAAACAATGAAGCCACAAGAAAATAACAGTTTATATGCACAGATATGCACATGCATGAAATATTGGCAATGAAAAATCAATAACTCtgccaaaaaaaaaggaagagaaaagtaAAATTAAGGAACTTAATTAACGAATGAAAAGGCATGCATCAGACCGTTGCCATCAGATTTGTTTACTTAATCATCATCAGTAATATGCATGTGGTTGGCAAATAGGATATTTGGATCTGAACTTCTTTAGTTAAATATAATTGAATAAAGTGGAGGCAATATGTCAAGTAGAGTTGCGACATCATCAAAAAATGGACAGATAAGGAGGTTGGCAATTAGACACTCATTTACCTTTGTCATTCAAACTATATGATGGATCACTTGCATGGCATTCAAAAGTCAACGTTGAGCTCATATGATGtgataaataatttaattgatttggcGATGCCAGCAAATTATATTCAATACTTGGTAATTCAATCAACCAATGGGGCACTTGGAGTAATATTTGTTATTCATCTTTGTTATCCCTAGTTCCCTGTCCtacggaaatatatatatatatatatatatatatatatatatatatatatatatatatatatatatatatatatatatatacacacacacacatgtgaaTGAGCATAGTGACCAAGGGTGAATTAAATGACGATATTGGCTTATCAGGTGGCAATGAGATGTTTCTTCCGAATGAACCACACTTGTAGTGTGAAGTATATAACACTAATGTTCAAATTGATCCAACTTAACTAAACTCTACAACCCAGAATTCAAGTTATGCCATACTAGCTTTGTGCATGTGAATGTGAAGAGTGGCTAGACGGGGATGTACATCTATCATTCACTGACTGGCTCTTCTTGGATTATATCTGCTAGTAATTCATCACTAACAGTGAGAGAAGTACAAAAAcatcaacaaataaataaatcaaatttgTCTATACGgttacaaaatttagaaaaagaAGGCTCAGAAGGCCCTTCTAAAGGAATAACCAAAAGACACATGGAACTTAATTGGCTCTTTGGACAATGAACTTTGCATTATCTAAAAATGGTGAAAATGTTTCATTTAAAATGTTGTGTGCAATAGCCCAACAAAGCAGTTGAGGTGTAAAAATTGGAAGGAAATTCCACAAAAATTTCAAACAAACATGAATCACAAGAGCACACAACAATTAAACATTAGTAGCCTTTTATCAATCCAGCCGTATCCCAAAAAATGACAACAGAAGCGAATAGACACACTAAAGGAAGCATAAAAAACATACATACCGGCATGTGCTATGTGGAATTCTTGATGGCATGTGCTAAGTACAATGATCCtgagaaagaaaaacaaatgTACATTACGAGCCAAAAAGCGTGGCACTAGTCCTGAAACAAACTCGACC comes from the Musa acuminata AAA Group cultivar baxijiao chromosome BXJ1-10, Cavendish_Baxijiao_AAA, whole genome shotgun sequence genome and includes:
- the LOC135595774 gene encoding protein STICHEL-like, translating into MVENCVGPSELHLKKELTALQKARFLRDPETCSSWRSHVSSRSFIATSSLNYGNGTIGSIAAENNNDVSEKSSKVYLCNWRHYSTKSNEIGDLDDEGKQLSVMETSEDNISNHHCVDSMSDTYPEFPLSMYKLSRTNSEAPCGRTDRNSRSSILKKGVIKHSAISTLLDTGSSSLGILNSGEQSDDTENCISEDLRQLKHELSKKKCYRSCSASPLISESGYGNLSCSSKIFRTTVREGSSQSCTPTSTNSYYKYGAQNPSIIDSCDGTAASFDGDELDQPDFPKGQGCGMTCYWSKGTKYRGTGGLYSPSLSDTLKRKGSSILCGSQSLRNKKRSSGSQKQKYISTCSQGLPLLANSCDEGSSSLDTASDELSTKLGELDLEAVSRLDGRRWSSCKSHDGLELAAPGDSDLEIVDKRSLSHKYQPRSFDEVIGQNIVVQSLSNAILRGRVAPAYLFQGPRGTGKTSIARIFSAALNCLSKEDKKPCWLCRECTAFSCRNRTNMNEVNATNNKGLDKFRYLLKNLSLSKATSQYKVFVIDECHMLSPKIWSSFMKFLEEPMPRIVFIFITIDPENLPHSIISRCQKYVFSKVKDIDIICRLRKLSEQENLDVELDALDLIALNSDGSPRDAETTLDQLSLLGKRITTSLVNDLVGVVSDDKLLDLLEIAMSSDNAETVKKSRELMDSGVDPIALMSQLASLIMDIIAGTYELTNLQSHDIPLGKRSLTEAELERLRQALKILSDAEKQLRHSSERSTWFTAALLQLGAGHNLESTQSSNNTKRSTRGTDDVVSDMVCDSRICKNRTSLDGTLTESGPTGDATDMKVYKYVSLDKLDEIWRRCIDGCHSRTLRQLLYDHARVASITENEGTLVALIAFEDDKIKTRAERFLSSITNSFEIVFRRNVEVRMILATENSDERNALSRSPAGNSVEKDNQNMIELDTTNGLSGKDRCKGTSYLPGKSIGHSDSSVTAEDFLVARIPSISVEGKNDSCLSEDQGQLDSTQSFPRTAADEQKLESAWLQAAEKYTPEIISHSRPEKNQVLPQNGVIYQNNNQSFLGPAATSKNKVDELKHEIQALKVSYAEGGHKGQIGGAGQCVVSPSLLHSNTTNADKNSGYESWPVCNGLLCWKTHKKIVGQKSQVKQGVRVRSKKISHIFHCLDSVRS